In Corticium candelabrum chromosome 1, ooCorCand1.1, whole genome shotgun sequence, the genomic stretch AATCTTGTTCAGGGCAGCACAGCAAACATACTAATTAACTACTAAACAGCAATCTCATGCAAACACTCATCAGCATGCAATCTAGCTAACAACGCAATCTCTAGTGCATTAGTATATCCCAACATTTGATCAGTCCACGTTTCAAGTCAAACGTCAACGTTCTTCAAGTAAGGAGGTTGCTTCCATATCCAAGATGCTCTACAGCGTCTATGAGTTCCTGTATTTCTCCATAACGCGCAACAAAGTTATCCAATATGATTTTGGTGGGGCGTCGTTCATGTTTCAAAGCTTCCAACTCATCACGTGTCATACCGAGCTCTGCTCCTAATGCATACCACCCACGCTCGTTTTCATCTCCGGCAATAACATCAAACAATTTGATCAGATTATCTTCAACTGTTGGAGGCAATACTCTCTGCAAAAATCAGTGAAACGTTAATATACTTGCACTatacagacaagcagaaatTGCGCAGTTATACCAATGGAGTGTTAGATCTGGGAAGATCGATGAACAATTGGAGTGAGCAAGATTGAGAAGATACATGTTGACCTTTCAGACAAATCTGCAACTGAATAGGTCTGTCATTCTTTCTCTCACTGTCAGCAATCCATGTCATAGACACATCTACGTCGTACACTGCTCTTTTGAGACTGCTTGTGTACAAAAGGTGCCACAATTGGTTGAAAGATATGGACTGTACAACAAGCAATGATAATAAATTTCTGAAATCAGTACACAAACATTTGTTTGACAAATACCAAATTCGTTGGTATGATTTTCCAGTCATCGCTTCCTTTGTTCTCTATGTCAATGTTGACGTTTCCTTCAGACGTCACTACAAACGTTCTTCTTGCTCGTAAAACGTACTGAATGGAAGCTCCGGCTCCCTCTGCCGAACAACCAATTTCTTTATCTGCAATCTACACAAAACGAAAAACGTTCAACTATATTATAACTGTGGAATGAAATTAAGGACATTCGAAGCATAATGGAGGACAGCACACATGCAGTCATGTATTTGCACTACTAAAGTACGTAGTAGGTataagtacagtactgtgGAAATAACACGCAGTAGGTAGAAGGGAGAGACACAAAGGCATGAGCATTGCACATACCCTAACTACCATGCAGGGCATGGCAAACATTACAATAGTCGAGTGTACATCCCAGTAATCACAATCAGTAAGACACGTACAATGTAAACCAGTCCTTACCGAAGAGCAGAAATGGAGCTTTGGGAAGACAAATATCTTGGCGTGGAATCTATCTTGTGTTTGTCTTATATACTGATCAGATGGAGTGTAGAGAGCCACCGTGCACTGACGACTAAAAACGGCCTTTTCGGTAAACACCCAAAACCAAGAGAAATTGAACAATCGAATAACAACATGTCTGTCCTTCACTTCTATTGCATCTTCTGGCAGTCGACGAAACTCTAGTTGAGACTTCAATGGCAAATCAAAACTGGACGTGAGGACTGCAATATTTTGAGGCTGCCAGTTGGGCTCGTACACTCCACAGTGTGGAATACGCAGCTTGATCGGTTTGAGAAAGATGTGACCTGGTGGGTCAGTCACCACCACCACAGGAAGACTAACCGGGTAGAGACGACCCCATTCACTGCACAAGTCCATACGTTTGTCAGGGACCGCAATGTACACTTTCATCTTCACACTTTCTCCTTCTTTCACAGCTCCAGGAGGCACTTCTATAAGCACACCATGTTGAAAATTGAAGAGAACACCACCATCACTCTTGAATACTTTTGACTGCTCGTCTCCAACTAATTTAGGAAAAACTGTATACACAAATGATTGAGTTATGTCATTAGTTTACACGACGAATTTAATTAGTAAACTGAAAGACAAATGTCTCCTACCTAGTGTTCCAGCTTCTTCTTTAATCTTGGGTGTGTCGCTCTTGGTTGCTGCTATGACTCTGCGTTTGGTTGACAAAACTCCAGTGTCTCTAATTTTGGACAATTTCTCACTCGTGTAAAGACAATCTACTTGCATTCCTAGCTGATGAGATGCTTTATCAAGAATATTGTTGTATTCGTCTTTCTTTGTGAACTCGAGCTTTTCCGGAGGGCTGAACCAATACTTGGAAAAGCATTGAACAGAGACCACAAATTGTTCGTCTTCGTCTCTACTGTTTGCTGaagctaaacaaacacacagtacTTGAACTTGCAGACATTTTACATTTACTCATTTTAAGAAGtgttatatatatttgtaacTGCGTACACTTGTTGTCGTTATAGTAAAGAAAAGTTACCCTCTTCTATGCTACAAACATGTGAACATAGTTATGTGAAAGCATGATTTCTTACAAATAAAaatgtgtgctcgtgtgtacatgtgtgtgtgtgtgtgtgtgtgtgtgtgtgtgtgtgtgtgtgtgtgtgtgtgtgtgtgtgtgtgtgtgtgtgtgtgtgtgtgtgtgtgtgtgtgtgtgtgtgtgtgtgtgtgtaaaatgtTGAGACATCCAAGTGTAGAGGGTAAGTGTGAGTGCTTGCAAGAGGGTGACAGTCAAGGCAGCTGTCATCTCATACGCTTGTTAATGTAGCTTCAATAATACACAAGAAATGTTGTGTATATCATAACTAGAAAGATGAAATAATCAGGTTATCACACTCACGTCTAACGGAATTGTCATCAAGAGATTCTTTTACATCATTCCCACTTTCATTGGTACATGCAATGACATCATTTGCAAAAAGAAGATATTTTGCTTGATGTATGTCCACATTGTTCCTTCTGTTTCTCAAATTTGTGACACGAACTCCCATCATTTCAGATATCCCATTCAATATATCTGAAAGGCTGGATGACTTGATTTGATACTCTGTTG encodes the following:
- the LOC134193228 gene encoding uncharacterized protein LOC134193228, whose protein sequence is MDVDVAQRGLATPVDEFPRRLLDDLGVCLDKLDVVPGRDWRRLVDLLGLSQEDKGIVERSPKKTEVALRLWKYRVGVSESTAYALVEILKDMGRNDVVREVECFLGSHSSMSAMEREALQEFQQLDEAAKRGDNETLAKIIGDRSGQDLESKMFRSPLHSAVYYRHFDTVKFLIEKGFDFKKKDYKGVTPRDMADEEEIIKYLDKQVTKQDEVPFTAAQIGRTALDEAVFRGDTKRIRELLAANCDVDQAALPGLPNLWTPLHTAAATGNLIAAQLLVENGAKLDIQWDCAFIPEDMAMKYGHNAVADYLKMQRDQEEQCLQLPGQTITIFLEGDDTPTEYQIKSSSLSDILNGISEMMGVRVTNLRNRRNNVDIHQAKYLLFANDVIACTNESGNDVKESLDDNSVRPSANSRDEDEQFVVSVQCFSKYWFSPPEKLEFTKKDEYNNILDKASHQLGMQVDCLYTSEKLSKIRDTGVLSTKRRVIAATKSDTPKIKEEAGTLVFPKLVGDEQSKVFKSDGGVLFNFQHGVLIEVPPGAVKEGESVKMKVYIAVPDKRMDLCSEWGRLYPVSLPVVVVTDPPGHIFLKPIKLRIPHCGVYEPNWQPQNIAVLTSSFDLPLKSQLEFRRLPEDAIEVKDRHVVIRLFNFSWFWVFTEKAVFSRQCTVALYTPSDQYIRQTQDRFHAKIFVFPKLHFCSSIADKEIGCSAEGAGASIQYVLRARRTFVVTSEGNVNIDIENKGSDDWKIIPTNLSISFNQLWHLLYTSSLKRAVYDVDVSMTWIADSERKNDRPIQLQICLKGQHVSSQSCSLQLFIDLPRSNTPLRVLPPTVEDNLIKLFDVIAGDENERGWYALGAELGMTRDELEALKHERRPTKIILDNFVARYGEIQELIDAVEHLGYGSNLLT